A single genomic interval of Agromyces cerinus harbors:
- a CDS encoding LacI family DNA-binding transcriptional regulator: MANAAGVSLASASRAMTGSPGISPEGAAHVLRVAERLGYEPNLHARGLAGGLVPTIGLVVHEIGDPYFADIASGVIRSATLEARSVQIAQAERTPASELAQVKALLHQRVGSIIIAGSGYSDFARERPMAQVLTDFTLAGGRVAVIGRHHLPVDSVLPDNHGAGVSVGRHLAELGHRRIGVVAGPLDLNTVADRIAGLREGTRLADVELTVVSHEFTREGGIAGARELLDTDVTAIVGLNDAMAIGILRELRQHEIRVPEDRSVVGFDDISVAADVAPALTTARIPMFDMGRHAVALIVRAAGDEPRTISTTHELIVRRSSGPPPGS, translated from the coding sequence GTGGCCAATGCTGCGGGGGTCTCCCTGGCGAGCGCGTCGCGCGCCATGACCGGCAGCCCGGGTATTTCGCCCGAAGGCGCCGCCCACGTCCTCCGCGTCGCCGAGCGCCTCGGCTACGAGCCCAACCTGCACGCCCGGGGCCTCGCGGGCGGGCTCGTGCCGACGATCGGTCTCGTCGTGCACGAGATCGGCGATCCGTACTTCGCCGACATAGCCAGCGGCGTGATCCGCAGCGCGACGCTGGAGGCCCGGTCCGTCCAGATCGCCCAGGCCGAGCGCACTCCCGCCAGCGAACTCGCTCAGGTGAAGGCTCTGCTGCACCAGCGCGTGGGGTCGATCATCATCGCCGGCTCGGGCTACTCCGACTTCGCCCGGGAACGACCGATGGCGCAGGTACTCACCGACTTCACGCTCGCGGGCGGCCGAGTCGCGGTCATCGGGCGCCACCACCTCCCGGTGGACTCCGTGCTTCCCGACAACCACGGCGCGGGTGTCTCGGTGGGAAGGCACCTGGCCGAGCTCGGCCACCGCCGGATCGGCGTCGTCGCCGGGCCGCTCGACCTGAACACGGTCGCCGATCGCATCGCGGGGCTCCGCGAAGGCACGCGCCTCGCCGACGTGGAGCTGACCGTCGTGTCCCACGAATTCACCCGCGAGGGCGGCATCGCCGGCGCTCGCGAGCTGCTCGACACCGATGTCACCGCGATCGTCGGACTGAACGACGCGATGGCGATCGGCATCCTCCGCGAGCTGCGCCAGCACGAGATCCGGGTCCCCGAGGATCGATCCGTCGTCGGATTCGACGACATCTCCGTCGCCGCAGACGTGGCTCCCGCGCTCACGACCGCGCGCATCCCCATGTTCGACATGGGACGCCACGCCGTCGCCCTCATCGTCCGCGCGGCAGGCGACGAGCCGCGCACGATCTCCACCACGCACGAACTCATCGTCCGCCGGTCGTCGGGGCCGCCGCCGGGATCGTGA